The following are from one region of the Sandaracinus amylolyticus genome:
- a CDS encoding AgmX/PglI C-terminal domain-containing protein produces MRRHHVVIVGVVALALVACGHRTEAVDATVATLRTVRGDVRAGDDVAGPRARVAPGAIVTTGEASRARLELDGGGALLLDQGARLTIGAEDAITIDAGRVYVQSHPGDAVAITIGEATLRAADAALSVERDRIYVVRGEISYRVGAHRGVIRAGEEMALGATSSDAPTITPATLWSDWTGGLVRPGPEGGEVAPGLGMLEARVPDEIGVARWALTIRRLDVRVRVDGDLAITEVEQEFFNPASETVEGLYRVSVPEGAVLQRFAVDRDGTMVEGYVREQQQARAAYEAQVYRGSTDDPALLEWDAAGRYRARIYPIAPGEVRRIAIRYAEWLGPAREGGPRLYRYPMGAGERAPHVQEMSFVADLARAGASHVRAGMGAVVEGDSVVLRRSDFRPRSDLWLELTSQDEARAQRAYRARHEPPPRAPGSRAIVHEADERDYWFLPLRLPARLTERAGEGGIDLVVVADVSAATDRSHLELGRSVVESIAAHLGPRDRLSIVGADLAIRPLIEGEGATALGPASGERVEALLEGLSRVPAGGATDLGAAIAEASTLLDPARPGAVVYVGDGAPTVGELGAEQLLEHLARLPHPVRLYAIGVGSSANVDLLDALTQGGGLALRVEERGQSAEAALDVLAHAQRPLLSRVTVELGSGIDNVFPRRPVDLTSGDVLAIVGRVRDDLPTEIVVRGEVAGAPFEERIAVSTETRAETVDLRLRWAGERLRQLLLGGASREEIAELGTRYGLITPFTSYYVPSARELREMGRLSRLLHHEPLVDPAAREEESTIAQIALGIALGPLALTGCSGGAEPPTGSGATSEPGEPVAEEVEEAPPLQAGGTDTTTSTQTESRSRYGIEGNADDQRMAREQARTDAPQPAPAPPPATTATTAPVLPAEPEPEAAAAAVGGAIADRSPAREAERSEPMDALGSLLGDEIGTNSGYGGLGLRGTGRGGGGSGEGTIGLGNLGAIGHGAGDGTGQGYGSAAGGFSGRRAAVPQVRFGQAEVRGALSSEVIRRVVRRHLNEVRYCYEQELAQRPDLMGRVTIGFVIGSSGAVQGSGVTSSSLGNPRVEGCIAQAVRRWTFPSPTGGGVVTVTYPITLEASGGSSAPIQHTSSTTRTTIIVTTTTADDHARRRCSDAASRSLDDRRALWRERLEQTSGTWEWVEVYRTAIRDCEAPGWRDRRALLSLMLARAGSLATMIELYQQMTEGSARGYLRGEILRRVRSPEDLRLVRNAFGLSGGVDWTLVEQVLARATTPAARLRALRELVAQRPDSLDLKLRLLEELEHQQRMPEAFRLASAMRLDPLADAGVRTAIGEMYLRHDREPEARRAFSEIVEFAPLDELARRRLGDLYRAHGWYDDAYRQYATLSAIRPDDPGVLLLLAQAAAGAGRVDEALRLEQRLMETAEPGAREGLARIAQLWSSVRFAKLREDARRNSDEARLASLVARMRRSGVLRGAGDMRVSLTWSHPDAQLALWAAHPGLSPTRPEDLAPELGIEAFDVAEQESAPYRIEVRRSSRDRLGAIEGELVVVWHEGRPDERIQVIPLRFDAERRAMAWTITGTTIAETTPLEITTAARGNR; encoded by the coding sequence ATGAGGCGACACCACGTCGTGATCGTGGGGGTGGTCGCGCTCGCGCTGGTCGCGTGTGGGCACCGCACCGAAGCGGTGGACGCGACGGTCGCGACGTTGCGCACGGTGCGCGGCGACGTGCGGGCAGGGGACGACGTCGCAGGGCCTCGCGCACGGGTGGCGCCCGGCGCGATCGTGACGACCGGCGAGGCCTCGCGCGCCCGCCTCGAGCTCGACGGAGGTGGCGCGCTCCTGCTCGACCAGGGCGCGCGCCTCACGATCGGTGCGGAGGACGCGATCACGATCGACGCGGGGCGCGTCTACGTCCAGTCGCACCCCGGTGACGCGGTCGCGATCACGATCGGCGAAGCCACGCTGCGCGCTGCCGATGCGGCGCTCTCGGTCGAGCGCGACCGCATCTACGTGGTGCGCGGCGAGATCAGCTATCGCGTCGGCGCCCATCGCGGGGTGATCCGGGCCGGCGAAGAAATGGCACTGGGTGCCACTTCTTCCGACGCTCCGACCATCACCCCCGCGACGTTGTGGAGCGACTGGACCGGTGGTCTGGTGCGGCCCGGGCCCGAGGGCGGCGAGGTCGCGCCCGGGCTCGGCATGCTCGAGGCGCGTGTGCCCGACGAGATCGGCGTCGCACGCTGGGCGCTCACGATCCGCCGGCTCGACGTGCGCGTGCGCGTCGACGGAGACCTCGCGATCACCGAGGTCGAGCAGGAGTTCTTCAACCCCGCGAGCGAGACCGTGGAGGGCCTCTATCGCGTGTCGGTGCCCGAGGGCGCGGTGCTGCAGCGCTTCGCGGTCGATCGCGACGGCACGATGGTCGAGGGCTACGTGCGCGAGCAGCAGCAGGCGCGCGCGGCGTACGAAGCGCAGGTCTATCGCGGCTCGACCGATGATCCCGCGCTGCTCGAGTGGGACGCGGCAGGACGCTACCGCGCGCGCATCTATCCGATCGCGCCCGGCGAGGTGCGACGCATCGCGATCCGCTACGCGGAGTGGCTCGGCCCCGCGCGCGAAGGCGGGCCGCGGCTCTATCGCTACCCGATGGGCGCGGGCGAGCGCGCGCCGCACGTGCAGGAGATGTCGTTCGTCGCCGATCTCGCGCGCGCCGGTGCATCGCACGTGCGCGCGGGCATGGGCGCGGTGGTCGAGGGCGACTCGGTGGTGCTGCGGCGCAGCGACTTCCGTCCGCGCAGCGATCTCTGGCTCGAGCTGACGAGCCAGGACGAAGCGCGCGCCCAGCGCGCGTACCGCGCGCGCCACGAGCCCCCGCCGCGCGCTCCGGGATCGCGTGCGATCGTCCACGAGGCCGACGAGCGCGACTACTGGTTCCTGCCGCTGCGGCTTCCGGCGCGGCTCACCGAGCGCGCGGGCGAAGGCGGGATCGATCTCGTGGTGGTCGCCGACGTGAGCGCGGCGACGGATCGATCGCACCTCGAGCTCGGCCGCAGCGTGGTCGAGTCGATCGCGGCGCACCTCGGGCCGCGTGATCGACTGAGCATCGTGGGCGCCGATCTCGCGATCCGTCCGCTGATCGAAGGCGAGGGCGCGACCGCGCTGGGGCCTGCGAGCGGAGAGCGCGTCGAGGCGCTCCTCGAAGGGCTCTCGCGCGTGCCCGCGGGTGGTGCGACCGACCTCGGCGCGGCGATCGCCGAGGCCTCCACGCTGCTCGATCCCGCGCGGCCCGGCGCGGTGGTGTACGTCGGCGATGGTGCGCCGACGGTCGGCGAGCTCGGCGCGGAGCAGCTCCTCGAGCACCTCGCGCGACTGCCCCACCCGGTGCGCCTCTACGCGATCGGCGTGGGCTCGAGCGCGAACGTCGATCTGCTCGACGCGCTCACCCAGGGCGGCGGTCTCGCGCTGCGCGTGGAAGAGCGCGGGCAGTCGGCGGAGGCTGCGCTCGACGTGCTCGCGCACGCGCAGCGGCCGCTGCTCTCGCGCGTGACGGTCGAGCTGGGCAGCGGGATCGACAACGTGTTCCCGCGTCGTCCGGTCGACCTCACCTCGGGTGACGTGCTCGCGATCGTCGGGCGCGTGCGCGACGATCTGCCCACCGAGATCGTGGTGCGCGGCGAGGTCGCGGGCGCGCCGTTCGAAGAGCGCATCGCGGTGAGCACCGAGACGCGCGCCGAGACGGTGGATCTGCGGCTGCGATGGGCGGGCGAGCGGCTGCGGCAGCTCCTGCTCGGAGGCGCGAGCCGCGAGGAGATCGCGGAGCTCGGCACGCGCTACGGGCTGATCACGCCGTTCACCAGCTACTACGTGCCGAGCGCGCGCGAGCTGCGCGAGATGGGTCGGCTCTCGCGCCTGCTGCACCACGAGCCGCTGGTCGATCCCGCGGCGCGCGAAGAGGAGTCGACGATCGCGCAGATCGCGCTGGGCATCGCGCTCGGTCCGCTCGCGCTCACCGGATGCTCGGGCGGCGCGGAGCCGCCGACCGGATCGGGCGCGACGAGCGAGCCCGGCGAGCCGGTCGCCGAAGAGGTCGAAGAAGCGCCTCCCTTGCAGGCGGGAGGCACCGACACCACGACGAGCACCCAGACCGAGTCGCGATCGCGCTACGGCATCGAGGGCAACGCCGACGATCAGCGCATGGCGCGCGAGCAGGCGCGCACGGACGCGCCGCAGCCCGCGCCCGCACCGCCGCCCGCGACCACCGCGACGACCGCGCCGGTCCTGCCTGCCGAGCCCGAGCCCGAGGCCGCGGCGGCAGCGGTGGGCGGCGCGATCGCGGACCGCTCCCCGGCGCGCGAGGCCGAGCGCAGCGAGCCGATGGACGCGCTCGGCTCGCTGTTGGGCGACGAGATCGGCACGAATTCCGGGTACGGCGGCCTCGGTCTGCGCGGCACCGGGCGCGGCGGCGGTGGAAGCGGCGAGGGCACGATCGGGCTGGGCAACCTCGGCGCGATCGGACACGGCGCGGGCGACGGAACCGGCCAGGGCTACGGCTCGGCGGCCGGTGGGTTCAGCGGTCGACGCGCCGCGGTGCCTCAGGTGCGCTTCGGTCAGGCCGAGGTGCGCGGCGCGCTCTCGTCGGAGGTGATCCGTCGCGTGGTGCGGCGTCACCTCAACGAGGTGCGCTACTGCTACGAGCAGGAGCTCGCGCAGCGCCCCGACCTGATGGGCCGCGTCACCATCGGCTTCGTCATCGGCTCGAGCGGTGCGGTGCAGGGCTCGGGCGTCACCAGCAGCTCGCTCGGCAATCCGCGCGTCGAGGGCTGCATCGCACAGGCGGTGCGTCGCTGGACGTTCCCGTCGCCCACCGGCGGCGGCGTGGTCACCGTGACCTATCCGATCACGCTCGAGGCGTCGGGCGGATCGAGCGCGCCGATCCAGCACACGTCGAGCACGACTCGCACCACGATCATCGTCACCACGACGACCGCCGACGATCATGCGCGCCGTCGCTGCAGCGATGCGGCGTCGCGCTCGCTCGACGATCGCCGCGCGCTGTGGCGCGAGCGCCTCGAGCAGACGAGCGGCACCTGGGAATGGGTCGAGGTCTATCGCACCGCGATCCGCGACTGCGAGGCGCCGGGCTGGCGTGATCGCCGCGCGCTGCTCTCGCTGATGCTCGCGCGCGCGGGCTCGCTCGCGACGATGATCGAGCTCTACCAGCAGATGACCGAGGGCTCGGCGCGCGGCTACCTGCGCGGCGAGATCCTGCGGCGCGTGCGCTCGCCCGAGGATCTGCGCCTGGTGCGCAACGCGTTCGGGCTCAGCGGCGGCGTGGACTGGACGCTCGTCGAGCAGGTGCTCGCGCGCGCGACCACGCCCGCGGCGCGACTGCGCGCGCTGCGCGAGCTCGTGGCGCAGCGACCGGATTCGTTGGACCTCAAACTACGTCTGCTCGAGGAGCTCGAGCACCAGCAGCGCATGCCCGAGGCGTTCCGTCTCGCGAGCGCGATGCGTCTCGATCCCCTGGCCGACGCCGGGGTGCGCACCGCGATCGGCGAGATGTACCTGCGCCACGATCGCGAGCCCGAGGCGCGACGCGCGTTCAGCGAGATCGTGGAGTTCGCGCCGCTCGACGAGCTCGCGCGGCGCCGCCTCGGCGACCTCTATCGCGCCCACGGCTGGTACGACGACGCCTACCGCCAGTACGCGACGCTCTCCGCGATCCGTCCCGACGATCCCGGCGTGCTGCTCCTGCTGGCGCAGGCGGCGGCGGGCGCGGGGCGCGTCGACGAAGCACTGCGCCTCGAGCAGCGCCTGATGGAGACCGCGGAGCCCGGCGCGCGCGAGGGCCTGGCTCGCATCGCGCAGCTCTGGTCGAGCGTGCGCTTCGCGAAGCTGCGCGAGGACGCGCGCCGCAATTCCGACGAGGCGCGCCTCGCGTCGCTGGTCGCGCGCATGCGCCGCAGCGGCGTGCTGCGCGGCGCGGGCGACATGCGGGTCTCGCTCACGTGGTCGCATCCCGACGCGCAGCTCGCGCTCTGGGCCGCGCACCCCGGGCTCTCGCCCACGCGCCCCGAGGATCTCGCGCCCGAGCTCGGCATCGAGGCGTTCGACGTCGCCGAGCAGGAGAGCGCGCCCTATCGCATCGAGGTGCGTCGCTCGAGCCGCGATCGTCTCGGCGCGATCGAGGGCGAGCTCGTCGTGGTGTGGCACGAGGGCCGGCCCGACGAGCGCATCCAGGTGATCCCGCTGCGTTTCGACGCCGAGCGACGCGCGATGGCGTGGACGATCACCGGCACCACCATCGCCGAGACCACGCCGCTCGAGATCACCACCGCCGCGCGAGGGAACCGCTGA
- a CDS encoding cytochrome-c peroxidase, producing the protein MTRVWTCFVAALAIGCGSSSESAEQPAPAPQAATTAIPEPAPPQALGGIQALPEARFERREALLGRALFHDPRLSGDGSVACVTCHQLEHGGAEPRRTSIGIGGQVGPINSPPVLNAALNFVQFWDGRAPDLETQCAGPITNPLEMGSSWDRVLSVLQNDPTYAAEFAAVFGGERPISQENVQSAIAEYERMLITPGRFDRFVRGDAGALTEDERRGYALFVSVGCTACHTGANLGGTMYQRMGLVRDYFQDVGRPLTDADMGCYNVTHDEADRHRFKVPTLRNVALTAPYLHDGSQATLPEVVRVMGRYQLGRELSDEQVRLIVAFLGSLSGEVPRDAFPPSPTATPSAPPPPTSETPPAERPSSEAPAQ; encoded by the coding sequence ATGACGCGTGTGTGGACGTGCTTCGTCGCCGCCCTGGCGATCGGCTGCGGCTCGTCGTCGGAGAGCGCCGAGCAACCGGCGCCTGCGCCCCAGGCCGCGACCACCGCGATCCCCGAGCCGGCGCCGCCCCAGGCGCTCGGTGGGATCCAGGCGCTGCCCGAGGCGCGCTTCGAGCGTCGCGAGGCGCTGCTCGGTCGCGCGCTCTTCCACGATCCGCGGCTCTCGGGCGATGGCTCGGTCGCGTGCGTCACCTGTCATCAGCTCGAGCACGGCGGCGCCGAGCCGCGTCGCACGTCGATCGGGATCGGCGGTCAGGTCGGTCCGATCAACTCGCCGCCGGTGCTCAACGCGGCGCTCAACTTCGTGCAGTTCTGGGACGGGCGCGCGCCCGATCTCGAGACGCAGTGCGCGGGGCCGATCACGAACCCGCTCGAGATGGGCTCGAGCTGGGATCGCGTGCTCTCGGTGCTCCAGAACGATCCGACGTACGCCGCGGAGTTCGCCGCGGTGTTCGGCGGCGAGCGCCCGATCTCGCAGGAGAACGTGCAGAGCGCGATCGCCGAGTACGAGCGCATGCTGATCACGCCGGGGCGCTTCGATCGTTTCGTGCGCGGCGACGCGGGCGCGCTCACCGAGGACGAGCGCCGGGGCTACGCGCTCTTCGTGAGCGTGGGCTGCACCGCGTGCCACACCGGCGCGAACCTCGGGGGCACGATGTACCAGCGCATGGGCCTGGTGCGCGACTACTTCCAGGACGTCGGACGCCCGCTCACCGACGCCGACATGGGCTGTTACAACGTCACGCACGACGAAGCGGATCGTCATCGCTTCAAGGTGCCGACGCTGCGCAACGTCGCGCTGACCGCGCCGTACCTGCACGACGGATCGCAGGCGACGTTGCCCGAGGTGGTGCGCGTGATGGGCCGCTACCAGCTCGGTCGCGAGCTGAGCGACGAGCAGGTGCGATTGATCGTCGCGTTCCTGGGCTCGCTGAGCGGCGAGGTCCCGCGCGACGCGTTCCCGCCGAGCCCGACCGCGACCCCGAGCGCACCGCCCCCGCCCACGAGCGAGACCCCGCCCGCAGAGCGCCCGAGCAGCGAGGCGCCCGCGCAGTGA
- a CDS encoding zinc-dependent alcohol dehydrogenase family protein encodes MKAYELRPAPENDALVLTERPSPALGARDVRVRVRATSLNYRDLVLRRLATNRKAPVVPLSDGAGEVIEVGAQVTRWKVGDRVAASFFPTWQSGLLSDFHHANALGGGRDGMLAEEVVLDESSWVAIPARLSFVQAASLPCAAVTAWHALFETTHVVAPGDVVLVQGTGGVSMFALQLAKAAGAKVIVTSKSEEKRERARALGADHVIDYVAEPKWGERAKALTGGRGVDVAVEVGGPGTFDQSVVSLRYGGTMSLIGVLTGTRGEIDTHAVFHKALRVAGVYVGSVAMFEALNRALEAAKIEPVIDRVFPWREARDAYARLASGEHFGKVVIAVE; translated from the coding sequence ATGAAGGCCTACGAGCTCCGTCCCGCCCCCGAGAACGACGCGCTGGTGCTCACCGAACGACCCTCGCCCGCGCTCGGTGCGCGCGACGTGCGGGTGCGGGTGCGCGCGACCTCGCTCAACTATCGCGACCTGGTCCTCCGTCGCCTCGCGACGAACCGGAAAGCGCCGGTCGTGCCGCTCTCGGACGGAGCGGGCGAGGTGATCGAGGTGGGCGCGCAGGTGACGCGATGGAAGGTCGGCGATCGTGTCGCGGCGTCGTTCTTCCCGACGTGGCAGAGCGGGCTGCTCTCCGACTTCCATCACGCGAACGCGCTCGGCGGCGGGCGCGACGGCATGCTCGCCGAGGAGGTCGTGCTCGACGAGTCGTCGTGGGTCGCGATCCCGGCGCGCCTCTCGTTCGTGCAGGCTGCGTCGTTGCCGTGCGCAGCGGTGACGGCGTGGCACGCGCTCTTCGAGACGACGCACGTGGTCGCGCCGGGTGACGTGGTGCTGGTGCAGGGCACCGGCGGTGTGTCGATGTTCGCGCTGCAGCTCGCGAAGGCAGCGGGCGCGAAGGTGATCGTGACCTCGAAGAGCGAGGAGAAGCGCGAGCGCGCGCGGGCGCTCGGCGCCGACCACGTGATCGACTACGTCGCCGAGCCGAAGTGGGGCGAGCGCGCGAAGGCGCTCACCGGCGGGCGCGGCGTCGACGTCGCGGTCGAGGTCGGTGGGCCGGGCACGTTCGATCAGTCGGTGGTGTCGCTGCGCTACGGCGGCACGATGAGCCTGATCGGCGTGCTCACGGGGACGCGCGGCGAGATCGACACCCACGCGGTGTTCCACAAGGCGCTGCGCGTCGCGGGCGTGTACGTGGGATCGGTCGCGATGTTCGAGGCGCTGAATCGCGCGCTCGAGGCAGCGAAGATCGAGCCGGTGATCGATCGGGTGTTCCCGTGGCGCGAGGCGCGCGATGCGTACGCGCGCCTCGCGAGCGGCGAGCACTTCGGCAAGGTGGTGATCGCGGTCGAGTGA
- a CDS encoding winged helix-turn-helix transcriptional regulator produces MIGGRWKGVVLFWLLTGKLRFGELRRRVPNCSERMLTLQLRELEEDGLVSRTVYAEVPPRVEYELTTFGRSLEPILLGMREWGERYKRRLT; encoded by the coding sequence GTGATCGGCGGACGCTGGAAGGGCGTCGTCCTCTTCTGGCTGCTCACGGGCAAGCTCCGGTTCGGCGAGCTGCGCCGCAGGGTCCCGAACTGCTCGGAGCGCATGCTCACGCTGCAGCTCCGCGAGCTCGAGGAGGACGGGCTCGTCTCGCGCACCGTCTACGCCGAGGTCCCGCCGCGCGTCGAGTACGAGCTCACGACATTCGGGCGCAGCCTCGAGCCGATCCTCCTCGGCATGCGCGAGTGGGGCGAGCGCTACAAGCGCCGCCTGACGTGA
- a CDS encoding helix-turn-helix domain-containing protein, with the protein MIAAQGEAASETTSDFSGRSGDEQLHAPEPSEQAGARIGESGPRRAPLVQRARDSMLSAMHVDRRSLVPSSAPTASVVEALLVHEPEADTPHVLIPHAEVEIMVRFGPAAQRGLDAHALGARERVRRKVLRGTQRSVSARLRLGATEAVLGVPASAIAGRVVALEDLWGEAAARRVFERLAAARDVLEAAAVLDASIAERVASEVRPCSRLALDAAEKLRDPSFASANVQAVADELGVSARHLRRVFRDAFGIGPKGFAKLARFHRALGAARSGDRAAWAAIAADAGYYDQAHLITEFRAIAGAPPRALLGELWASSSIG; encoded by the coding sequence GTGATCGCCGCGCAGGGCGAGGCGGCGAGCGAGACGACTTCCGACTTTTCCGGTCGCTCCGGTGACGAGCAGCTTCATGCGCCGGAACCTAGCGAGCAGGCCGGCGCACGGATTGGAGAAAGCGGACCACGACGCGCGCCCCTTGTGCAGCGAGCGCGCGACTCCATGCTCTCTGCCATGCACGTCGATCGCCGTTCTCTCGTCCCGAGCAGCGCGCCGACGGCATCGGTCGTCGAGGCGTTGCTCGTGCACGAGCCCGAGGCCGACACGCCGCACGTGCTGATCCCTCACGCCGAGGTCGAGATCATGGTCCGCTTCGGGCCCGCGGCGCAGAGAGGGCTCGACGCACACGCGCTCGGCGCGCGGGAGCGCGTCCGTCGCAAGGTCCTGCGCGGGACGCAGCGCAGCGTGAGCGCGCGGCTCCGTCTGGGCGCGACCGAGGCCGTGCTCGGCGTGCCCGCGTCGGCGATCGCCGGCCGCGTCGTCGCGCTCGAGGATCTCTGGGGCGAGGCCGCGGCGCGTCGTGTCTTCGAGCGGCTCGCCGCGGCGCGCGACGTGCTCGAGGCCGCGGCGGTCCTCGATGCCTCGATCGCCGAGCGCGTGGCGAGCGAGGTACGGCCGTGCTCGCGCCTCGCCCTCGACGCCGCCGAGAAGCTGCGCGACCCGTCCTTCGCGAGCGCGAACGTGCAGGCCGTGGCGGACGAGCTCGGCGTGAGCGCGCGCCACCTCCGCCGCGTGTTCCGCGATGCGTTCGGCATCGGGCCCAAGGGGTTCGCCAAGCTCGCGCGATTCCATCGCGCGCTCGGTGCTGCGCGCTCCGGCGATCGCGCCGCCTGGGCAGCGATCGCCGCCGACGCCGGCTACTACGATCAGGCGCACCTGATCACCGAGTTCCGCGCGATCGCGGGCGCGCCGCCGCGCGCGCTGCTCGGAGAGCTCTGGGCGTCGTCGTCGATCGGCTGA
- a CDS encoding NAD-dependent epimerase/dehydratase family protein: MKLLVTGATGKVGSRLARRLALRGDHVRALVRDPSRAEALRALGVEIVRGDLLDVASLEAAVRGVDAVVHCAAFFRGATAEEAHATNDLGTQHLAAAARRASVGRFVFTSTGLVYGANGGRAAREDDPCTPAPGYPASKLAAERALFAVEGLDVRVLRLPFVYGDGDPHIEEAVPMMRGFLPAQRMSLGHHADVAQAVARVLDTRSPSHRIYNVVDDEAPDLATLFASVGAPPPDGSAAEMARAFDMLLDGHRLRDDLGFRPEYPRLQDAIAAGVA, from the coding sequence ATGAAGCTGCTCGTCACCGGAGCGACCGGAAAAGTCGGAAGTCGTCTCGCTCGCCGCCTCGCCCTGCGCGGCGATCACGTTCGCGCGCTCGTGCGCGATCCCAGCCGCGCCGAGGCGCTGCGCGCGCTCGGCGTCGAGATCGTGCGGGGCGACCTGCTCGACGTCGCATCGCTCGAGGCCGCGGTGCGCGGCGTCGACGCAGTCGTGCACTGCGCCGCGTTCTTCCGCGGCGCCACGGCGGAGGAGGCGCACGCGACCAACGACCTCGGCACCCAGCACCTCGCGGCGGCGGCACGCCGCGCGTCGGTGGGGCGCTTCGTCTTCACGAGCACCGGGCTCGTGTACGGCGCGAACGGCGGGCGCGCCGCGCGCGAGGACGATCCGTGCACGCCGGCACCGGGATACCCGGCGAGCAAGCTCGCCGCCGAGCGCGCCCTCTTCGCGGTCGAGGGCCTCGACGTGCGCGTGCTCCGGCTGCCCTTCGTATACGGCGACGGCGATCCCCACATCGAGGAAGCGGTCCCGATGATGCGCGGCTTCCTGCCGGCGCAGCGCATGTCGCTCGGGCACCACGCCGACGTCGCGCAGGCGGTCGCGCGCGTCCTCGACACGCGGTCGCCGTCGCACCGCATCTACAACGTCGTCGACGACGAAGCGCCCGACCTGGCCACGCTCTTCGCGTCGGTCGGCGCCCCGCCGCCCGACGGCTCGGCCGCCGAGATGGCGCGCGCGTTCGACATGCTGCTCGACGGCCACCGGCTCCGCGACGACCTCGGCTTCCGCCCGGAGTACCCGCGCCTCCAGGACGCGATCGCCGCCGGCGTGGCGTGA
- a CDS encoding SixA phosphatase family protein has product MPILVVRHGEAMPSHGNDEERVLSLRGRDEVRAIASALSLRGMVPTTILASPLVRAVQTAELLAQGLGYAGLVTVDRAIEPHGDALRAEHLLTSAPGLVVAVTHEPFVRVITARLTGQASVKSFRTAECALIDGGRVVLRLDPDTA; this is encoded by the coding sequence ATGCCCATCCTCGTGGTGCGGCACGGCGAGGCGATGCCCTCGCACGGAAACGACGAGGAGCGTGTGCTCTCGCTGCGGGGACGCGACGAGGTGCGCGCGATCGCGAGCGCGCTCTCGCTGCGGGGGATGGTCCCGACGACGATCCTCGCGAGCCCGCTGGTGCGCGCGGTGCAGACCGCGGAGCTGCTCGCACAAGGGCTCGGCTACGCGGGGCTCGTCACCGTCGATCGTGCGATCGAGCCCCACGGCGACGCGCTGCGCGCCGAGCACCTGCTCACGAGCGCGCCCGGGCTCGTCGTCGCGGTGACGCACGAGCCCTTCGTCCGCGTGATCACCGCGCGCCTGACCGGACAGGCGTCGGTGAAGTCGTTCCGCACCGCGGAGTGCGCGCTGATCGACGGCGGGCGCGTGGTGCTGCGGCTCGACCCCGACACCGCGTGA
- a CDS encoding serine/threonine-protein kinase, whose translation MEAAERSELRGTILDGRYLVGEVLGIGGTAVVFEAERIDDGADVVIKTLRPIFVDNPDLVRRLRREGEVARTVAHPGIVPVIDEGTLPDGSPYLVLERVRGECMARLLRRVGTLAPEIVGAIMMRVATILHAAHAHGYVHRDVKPEHIVMDREVDGSLRVRLLDFGVCASDRAPADERQREVGRVFGTPSYVSPEQASGDPDVDARADVFGMGVVMFEALTGRLPFTGSNVANLLRRIIREDAPRAGLIRHDLDFAWDEFVARSMARVQDDRFPTMRALARGVAPLVGDRRIAESRLLALLESRGIPADGERTRPDTAAIRAA comes from the coding sequence ATGGAAGCAGCGGAGCGTTCGGAGCTGCGGGGAACGATCCTGGACGGCCGCTATCTCGTCGGCGAGGTCCTCGGCATCGGTGGGACCGCAGTGGTCTTCGAGGCGGAGCGCATCGACGACGGCGCAGACGTCGTGATCAAGACGCTGCGCCCGATCTTCGTCGACAACCCCGACCTCGTGCGCCGCCTGCGCCGCGAGGGCGAGGTCGCGCGCACCGTCGCGCATCCCGGCATCGTGCCGGTGATCGACGAGGGCACGCTGCCCGACGGCTCGCCCTACCTCGTGCTCGAGCGCGTGCGCGGCGAGTGCATGGCGCGCCTGCTCCGTCGGGTCGGCACGCTCGCGCCCGAGATCGTCGGCGCGATCATGATGCGCGTCGCGACGATCCTCCACGCCGCGCACGCCCACGGCTACGTGCACCGCGACGTGAAGCCCGAGCACATCGTGATGGATCGCGAGGTCGACGGATCGCTGCGGGTGCGGCTGCTCGACTTCGGCGTGTGCGCGTCGGATCGTGCCCCCGCGGACGAGCGTCAGCGCGAGGTCGGTCGGGTGTTCGGCACGCCGAGCTACGTCTCGCCCGAGCAGGCGTCGGGGGATCCCGACGTCGACGCGCGCGCCGACGTGTTCGGCATGGGCGTGGTGATGTTCGAGGCGCTCACCGGGCGTCTTCCGTTCACCGGATCGAACGTCGCGAACCTCCTGCGCCGCATCATCCGCGAGGACGCGCCGCGCGCCGGGCTCATCCGCCACGATCTCGACTTCGCGTGGGACGAGTTCGTCGCGCGCTCGATGGCGCGGGTGCAGGACGATCGATTCCCGACGATGCGCGCGCTCGCGCGCGGCGTCGCGCCGCTGGTCGGAGATCGACGCATCGCCGAGAGCCGGCTCCTCGCGCTGCTCGAGTCGCGCGGCATCCCCGCCGACGGCGAGCGCACCCGGCCCGACACCGCGGCGATCCGCGCGGCCTGA